From a single Armatimonadia bacterium genomic region:
- a CDS encoding MraY family glycosyltransferase, with protein sequence MAVAYAALASLILALALTPLWIRLAPRVGAVDRPRGRHKHRHPTPTSGGLAIFVAVWAAVLAVEGWPVPDVVIGLFIASGLLVLLNVYDDIHGLPPLGRLTAQVMLAIVAYAWGVRIEGIGNLGGLLGSESWVELGALSGPITVFWIVLITNGLNWLDGLDGLAAGVAGISALTLTIMSTFSPMFAVVPVIGITSAALVGACLGFLRYNFAPARVFMGDTGAMFLGFMLACLSVVGAYKSPTAVAVFLPILVLGVPLFDSTSAILKRILSGKNPLVGDRTHIHHRLIDRGLTVRQAVLVIYGFAGILCLAALWIWWKQ encoded by the coding sequence ATGGCTGTAGCCTATGCCGCGCTCGCCTCGCTCATTCTTGCCCTGGCGCTGACCCCCCTTTGGATTCGCCTCGCACCCCGTGTGGGTGCGGTTGATCGTCCGCGTGGGCGCCACAAACACAGGCATCCAACGCCCACCTCCGGCGGCCTTGCCATCTTCGTTGCCGTGTGGGCTGCCGTGCTTGCGGTCGAGGGCTGGCCGGTCCCCGACGTCGTGATCGGTCTGTTCATCGCCTCAGGCCTCCTTGTGCTGCTGAACGTCTACGACGACATCCACGGTCTCCCTCCCCTGGGTCGTCTCACAGCACAGGTCATGCTGGCTATCGTCGCCTACGCCTGGGGTGTCCGCATTGAGGGCATCGGGAATCTGGGTGGCCTTCTGGGCTCTGAGAGCTGGGTCGAGCTCGGGGCGCTTTCCGGTCCAATCACCGTCTTCTGGATCGTGCTCATCACCAATGGCCTCAACTGGCTTGACGGTCTCGACGGTCTCGCGGCCGGTGTAGCAGGAATCTCGGCTCTGACCCTGACCATCATGTCGACCTTCTCCCCCATGTTCGCCGTGGTGCCCGTCATCGGTATCACCTCTGCCGCACTCGTCGGAGCCTGCCTCGGCTTCCTGCGCTACAACTTCGCACCGGCCCGCGTCTTCATGGGCGATACCGGGGCCATGTTCCTGGGCTTCATGCTGGCCTGCCTCTCCGTGGTCGGCGCCTACAAGAGCCCGACTGCCGTCGCAGTATTCCTGCCGATCCTCGTGCTGGGCGTTCCTTTGTTCGACTCAACCAGCGCGATCCTCAAACGCATCCTGAGCGGCAAGAACCCCCTCGTGGGGGATCGCACGCACATTCACCACCGGCTGATTGACCGTGGGCTGACCGTCCGTCAGGCGGTGCTTGTGATCTACGGCTTCGCCGGGATACTGTGCCTTGCTGCCCTCTGGATATGGTGGAAACAATGA
- a CDS encoding ATP-binding protein, which yields MPDDANAPEDPRAMRKELERYRLVVGELQGKIKELEEELSTAATMAEMPMVVVTRPELRKTLSRLINKVAMIVQAEKVMIMLYQAEAGELVVLPPAMGVTEEQATELHVTPEQGVSGLVYRTGESAIYNDALNDPRTLDSEVSLLRIRNGIVVPLTIKQRDEEERIIDERIIGVLHVLNKRYEQQFNEDDVRLLEMLADQAAAVISNAQLYIELTEEKQQLEDTFESIHAGMIVVTTKGRIRLINPAACAMLHLPANDYQGKLLSDVVNNESVLGMLSNLDQAQRGESKEIGVEEDKRIYKAEATAIAGDNGEVQSIVAIFNDITELRQVERMKTAFVSTVSHELRTPLTSIKGFVATLLDDKDGTLYDEETRYEFYTIIDQECDRLTRLISDLLNVSRIESGRALDMQISEVNINELASRVLGQQQSYTDRHQLVCEVPADMPPIEADADKIQQILDNLVGNAIKYSPNGGTVSISAEDEGDKVRIDIRDQGLGVPDRHREKIFDRFHMVDDDVDHKAIKGTGIGLYLVRHLARAHGGDVWLSWSEVGKGSCFSVRLPKVQQAQKDIEQV from the coding sequence ATGCCTGATGACGCCAATGCCCCTGAGGACCCTAGGGCGATGCGCAAGGAACTGGAGCGCTACCGTCTTGTCGTCGGCGAACTCCAGGGGAAGATCAAAGAGCTCGAGGAAGAACTGAGCACCGCCGCCACCATGGCAGAGATGCCCATGGTGGTCGTTACGCGACCTGAGTTGCGCAAGACCCTCTCGCGACTCATCAACAAGGTCGCAATGATCGTGCAGGCCGAAAAAGTCATGATCATGCTCTACCAGGCCGAGGCCGGGGAGCTGGTCGTGTTGCCGCCTGCCATGGGCGTCACCGAGGAGCAGGCTACCGAGCTGCACGTCACCCCGGAGCAGGGAGTGAGTGGGCTCGTATATCGGACCGGTGAGTCGGCGATCTACAATGATGCCCTGAACGACCCCCGTACCCTCGACTCCGAAGTCTCCCTGCTGCGCATCCGCAACGGTATCGTCGTGCCCTTGACGATCAAGCAGCGCGATGAGGAGGAGCGCATCATCGATGAGCGCATCATCGGTGTCTTGCACGTCCTCAACAAGCGCTATGAGCAGCAGTTCAACGAGGACGACGTTCGCCTGCTCGAGATGCTTGCCGACCAGGCGGCGGCCGTCATCTCCAACGCTCAGCTCTACATCGAGCTGACCGAGGAGAAGCAGCAACTCGAAGACACCTTCGAGAGCATCCACGCCGGCATGATCGTGGTCACCACGAAGGGCCGCATCCGCCTCATCAACCCGGCTGCTTGCGCCATGCTCCACCTCCCCGCCAACGACTATCAGGGCAAGCTGCTCTCTGACGTCGTCAACAACGAGTCCGTCCTCGGGATGCTCAGCAACCTCGACCAGGCTCAGCGGGGCGAGTCCAAAGAGATCGGCGTCGAGGAAGACAAGCGCATCTACAAGGCCGAAGCCACCGCGATTGCCGGCGACAACGGTGAGGTCCAGAGCATTGTCGCGATCTTCAACGACATCACGGAACTGCGCCAGGTCGAACGGATGAAGACCGCCTTCGTCTCAACGGTCTCCCACGAGCTGCGCACGCCACTGACCTCCATCAAGGGCTTCGTCGCGACCCTGCTGGACGACAAAGACGGGACGCTCTACGACGAAGAGACCCGCTACGAGTTCTACACAATCATTGACCAGGAGTGCGACCGTCTCACCCGCCTGATCAGTGACTTGCTCAACGTGTCGCGCATTGAGTCCGGTCGCGCGCTGGACATGCAGATCAGCGAGGTCAACATCAACGAGTTGGCTTCCCGTGTGCTCGGACAGCAGCAGTCCTACACCGATCGGCACCAGTTGGTGTGCGAGGTCCCGGCTGACATGCCGCCCATCGAGGCTGACGCAGACAAGATTCAGCAGATCCTCGACAACTTGGTCGGCAACGCCATTAAGTACTCGCCCAACGGTGGGACCGTGTCAATCAGCGCGGAAGACGAGGGAGACAAGGTCCGCATCGACATCCGCGATCAGGGCCTGGGCGTCCCCGACCGACACCGCGAGAAGATCTTCGACCGCTTCCACATGGTTGATGATGACGTGGATCACAAGGCAATCAAGGGAACAGGCATCGGCCTGTACCTGGTAAGGCACCTTGCTCGGGCCCATGGCGGCGATGTGTGGCTGTCGTGGAGCGAGGTCGGCAAGGGTTCGTGTTTCTCGGTCCGCTTGCCGAAGGTCCAGCAAGCCCAGAAGGACATCGAGCAGGTCTAG
- the wecB gene encoding UDP-N-acetylglucosamine 2-epimerase (non-hydrolyzing), which produces MMPTKIALVFGTRPEAVKLAPLYHELRRREGQFQVEAIVTAQHREMLDQMLHAFDIVPSVDLNIMQPEQTLADITSRALTLLQPAFAKRSPDMVIVQGDTCTAFAAGLAAYYERIPVGHVEAGLRTNDKYSPFPEEIYRRLVGVLADVHFAATRRARHNLLGEGVNVEKIYVTGNPVVDSLYTVLERGSGLAGTELAWVDDLKGRVCLLTAHRRESLGVPLTRIFLAVKELIERFSDLHVIFPVHKNPKVQRAAEEILGSSERVVLCDPVDYLTFVPLMARADIIITDSGGVQEEAPALGVPVIVVRDTTERPEGVAAGVAKLVGTETERIVAEVSHLLNNPNEYRRMASLGCPYGDGKASARICDALEFYFGMRDARPADFDWQPGQPPAETSE; this is translated from the coding sequence ATGATGCCAACCAAGATTGCCCTGGTGTTTGGAACGCGTCCGGAAGCGGTCAAGCTCGCCCCGCTGTACCATGAACTGCGGCGTCGCGAGGGGCAGTTCCAGGTCGAGGCCATCGTCACGGCCCAGCATCGGGAGATGCTCGACCAGATGCTGCATGCCTTTGACATTGTGCCCAGTGTCGACCTCAACATCATGCAGCCGGAGCAGACGCTCGCGGACATCACCTCCCGGGCACTCACCTTGCTGCAACCCGCCTTCGCCAAGCGCAGTCCCGACATGGTGATCGTCCAGGGCGACACCTGCACTGCCTTCGCCGCAGGGCTGGCGGCTTACTATGAGAGGATTCCGGTCGGGCATGTCGAGGCCGGACTGCGGACCAACGACAAATACTCTCCCTTCCCCGAGGAGATCTACCGCCGGCTAGTCGGCGTCCTCGCCGACGTCCACTTCGCGGCGACGCGTCGGGCCCGGCACAACCTACTTGGGGAGGGCGTCAACGTCGAGAAGATCTACGTGACGGGCAACCCGGTCGTCGACTCCCTCTACACGGTCCTCGAACGCGGTAGCGGCCTTGCCGGCACCGAGCTTGCCTGGGTCGACGACCTCAAGGGTCGCGTCTGCCTGCTCACCGCCCATCGTCGCGAGAGCCTTGGAGTGCCACTAACCCGCATCTTCCTGGCGGTCAAGGAACTCATCGAACGGTTCTCCGACCTGCACGTGATCTTCCCGGTGCACAAGAACCCCAAGGTCCAGAGGGCCGCCGAGGAGATCCTCGGGTCCTCCGAGCGAGTGGTGCTGTGTGACCCGGTGGACTACCTCACCTTTGTTCCTCTGATGGCCCGCGCAGATATCATCATCACCGACTCTGGTGGCGTCCAGGAAGAGGCGCCGGCGCTCGGAGTGCCGGTCATCGTCGTGCGGGACACTACCGAGCGTCCGGAGGGCGTGGCAGCCGGGGTAGCCAAGCTCGTGGGTACCGAGACCGAGCGTATCGTCGCCGAAGTCAGTCACCTGCTCAACAACCCCAACGAGTACCGCCGCATGGCCTCCCTTGGCTGCCCCTACGGCGACGGCAAGGCGTCTGCGCGAATCTGCGACGCCCTCGAGTTCTACTTCGGAATGCGTGACGCACGTCCCGCGGACTTCGACTGGCAGCCCGGCCAGCCGCCGGCTGAGACGAGCGAGTAG
- a CDS encoding S1 RNA-binding domain-containing protein — protein MPVEIGEIYEGTVVKLLKYGAIVRLPDGTSGLVHISEIADAFVHDVADYVQEGESLRVKVTGEKEGGRLEMSAKQAEPLSPREGTPSAAAANRPRPRPVPQEFEERLGDFIRSSNQRLNELQRSRNVRRRGGRK, from the coding sequence ATGCCCGTTGAGATCGGCGAAATATACGAGGGAACGGTTGTCAAGCTGCTCAAGTACGGAGCGATCGTGCGGCTCCCGGATGGCACCAGTGGACTGGTACACATCTCGGAGATTGCCGACGCCTTTGTGCACGATGTTGCGGACTATGTTCAGGAAGGCGAGAGCCTTAGGGTGAAGGTGACGGGCGAAAAGGAGGGCGGACGCCTGGAGATGTCTGCAAAGCAGGCGGAGCCGCTGTCGCCCCGCGAAGGCACGCCTTCTGCAGCCGCCGCAAACCGTCCCCGCCCGCGACCGGTGCCCCAAGAGTTCGAAGAGCGACTGGGTGACTTCATCCGCAGCAGCAATCAGCGCCTTAACGAGCTTCAGCGCTCCCGCAATGTACGGCGGCGTGGCGGACGTAAGTAG
- a CDS encoding cytidine/deoxycytidylate deaminase family protein, translating into MRPAWDDYFMDIAHVVATRSTCERRQVGALLVKDRRILSTGYNGPPKGLQHCAELGGCFRRQQGIPSGQRIELCRALHAEQNAIIQAAVYGVGLEGDLICYCTCQPCVTCAKMLINVSVSRIVYEGEYPDPLSLDMLNEAGVELHRWQRGGERDA; encoded by the coding sequence ATACGCCCGGCATGGGACGACTACTTCATGGACATCGCCCATGTCGTGGCCACCCGTTCGACTTGTGAGCGCCGTCAGGTGGGCGCTTTGCTGGTGAAGGACCGGCGCATACTCTCCACCGGCTACAACGGGCCACCGAAGGGCCTGCAGCACTGCGCCGAGCTCGGTGGATGCTTCCGCCGACAGCAGGGCATTCCCAGTGGGCAGCGCATTGAGCTGTGCCGCGCCCTCCATGCCGAGCAGAACGCCATCATCCAGGCTGCGGTATACGGCGTCGGGCTGGAGGGTGACCTCATCTGCTACTGCACATGCCAGCCCTGCGTAACCTGCGCCAAGATGCTCATCAACGTCAGCGTCTCACGAATTGTCTATGAGGGCGAGTATCCTGATCCCTTGTCGCTGGACATGCTCAACGAGGCCGGAGTCGAACTCCACCGATGGCAGCGTGGCGGGGAGCGTGACGCCTAG
- the rpiB gene encoding ribose 5-phosphate isomerase B translates to MKIILGSDHAGYEMKEVVRQFVASELGHEVEDAGTHSQESCDFPRYAQRVGRAVVRGDADFGILVCGTGIGMCIAANKIPGVAAAHCCDSYSARMTRLHNAANVLCLGGRILGVEIARDIVRNFLAAPVDDGERYARRREQVRSIERNAEAEL, encoded by the coding sequence ATGAAGATCATCCTTGGCTCAGACCACGCCGGCTATGAGATGAAAGAGGTCGTGCGCCAGTTTGTGGCCTCCGAGCTCGGGCATGAGGTCGAGGACGCCGGCACGCATAGCCAGGAGAGTTGTGACTTCCCCCGCTATGCCCAACGCGTTGGCCGAGCTGTGGTCCGCGGCGACGCAGACTTCGGGATCCTCGTCTGTGGCACCGGCATCGGCATGTGCATTGCAGCCAACAAGATACCTGGCGTCGCTGCAGCGCACTGCTGTGACAGCTACAGCGCCCGCATGACCCGGCTCCACAATGCCGCAAACGTGCTGTGCCTGGGCGGCCGCATCCTCGGCGTCGAAATCGCCAGGGACATCGTCCGCAACTTCCTGGCAGCGCCGGTCGACGACGGCGAGCGCTACGCCCGGCGTCGCGAACAGGTTCGAAGTATTGAGCGCAACGCAGAGGCGGAGCTGTGA
- a CDS encoding AI-2E family transporter → MEQWTTRRVALLTLTVGIVLYLVYYVPGAVAHFVDRVWDVVVILILATALAVLLSPAVGFLCRVRLPLPARLQRVAATLLAMVGCVALLWLVVSLMATQLFHETEGILQVSKTWLAQAPTQLQMWLDAHSADFPPEVVSRVAGAATQMTQSLLQYQFGFAKGALLRGWYIVELLIVPVLAFYFLIDGDALRNGTIASAPKRYRQFVRDALSDVSAVLHSYVRAQVLLCGGVAVAVGLILKLCGVSTYLSLAVLAGVLRMAPIVGPIVGGVFCVGLPLIQNGVHTGLVVLLCYWLLFVVDGKLLTPILLAGSAMLHPVLVIISLLLGYEFFGVLGLLVAVPAAGILRALYLRYRQAFVDTTDDADAIPTQGADAERTGAEPAV, encoded by the coding sequence ATGGAACAGTGGACTACCCGACGCGTAGCGCTGTTGACACTTACCGTAGGCATCGTGCTGTACTTGGTGTACTACGTGCCGGGAGCGGTCGCACACTTCGTAGATCGGGTCTGGGACGTCGTTGTCATCCTGATCCTCGCAACCGCCCTGGCCGTGTTGCTGTCACCCGCCGTCGGATTCCTGTGCCGTGTGCGCTTGCCCCTCCCGGCTCGACTGCAGCGCGTGGCGGCAACCCTTCTGGCTATGGTCGGTTGCGTGGCGTTGCTCTGGCTGGTAGTCTCTCTGATGGCCACGCAACTGTTCCACGAGACAGAGGGCATCCTGCAGGTCTCCAAGACGTGGTTGGCGCAAGCGCCGACCCAGCTTCAGATGTGGCTGGATGCCCACTCCGCGGACTTCCCACCGGAAGTGGTCTCCCGCGTCGCGGGCGCTGCCACGCAGATGACCCAGAGTCTGCTTCAGTACCAGTTCGGCTTCGCCAAGGGTGCGCTCCTTCGAGGCTGGTACATCGTTGAGCTGCTGATTGTGCCTGTCCTCGCCTTCTACTTCCTCATCGACGGCGATGCCTTGCGCAACGGAACCATCGCCTCGGCCCCGAAGCGATACAGGCAGTTCGTACGCGATGCGCTCAGCGACGTCAGCGCTGTGCTTCACAGCTACGTCCGCGCCCAGGTGCTGCTATGTGGAGGCGTCGCGGTGGCAGTTGGACTGATCCTCAAGCTCTGCGGGGTCAGCACCTATCTGTCGCTGGCCGTGCTGGCGGGCGTGCTCCGTATGGCGCCGATTGTGGGGCCGATCGTCGGTGGCGTGTTCTGCGTAGGTCTGCCACTGATCCAGAATGGGGTGCATACGGGCCTCGTCGTGCTCCTTTGCTACTGGTTGCTGTTCGTGGTTGATGGGAAGTTGCTCACTCCCATCCTCCTCGCCGGTAGCGCCATGCTGCACCCGGTCCTCGTCATCATCAGCCTGCTCCTGGGATACGAGTTCTTCGGAGTACTGGGGCTGCTGGTGGCCGTGCCGGCCGCAGGAATCCTGCGGGCACTCTACCTGCGCTATCGGCAGGCCTTCGTCGACACAACAGACGACGCCGACGCCATCCCCACGCAGGGCGCAGACGCAGAAAGGACAGGCGCTGAGCCAGCCGTATGA